Part of the Tolypothrix sp. PCC 7910 genome, CTCGCTGTGGTTTGAGCAGTAGGACTCACTAAATTACCTTATCAATATTTTTCTTATTACCGTTTTTTATTGTGCCATAGCTAGGGCTATAGAAAGTTAGAGCGATCGCCAAAGATGATCTGGTGTGGAAATTCTTTAGAATCATCCCTATAAATTTAATGGCTAAGCTTCATTGACCGTGATATCAACAAAATGGCAAATCAAAGCTAACCATCAAAAAGCACCTTAAGAAAGGCGCTATGACAATCAATCCAGTATTATTTACAAGCCTTATTATCTAACCTCATTGCTGTAAGTGGTAGCTCTGGGTTTGCGCGCACCAGCAACAGCGCCAATTAGCGAAGCTAATAAACCTAACAAAGAACCAAATACAAACCACCACAAGCCTCTGGAAGTAGCTGCAGCAATATCACGAGCTTGTTCTGCAGTTACGTTAGGAACATTTTGTGGCACATTATTAATCGATTGTTGGGTTTGGTTGAGAACTGCTGCTGCATTAGAAGCTGCAACACCAAAAGCACCTGATACCCCACTTGCTAATAACCAAGAACTAAGTGCTAAAGTAGTTGCCCAAAGAATTGCACCATTAAGCAACGCTGTATTACGGTTCATCGGGCCACAAGCGCGAGTTGTTACCCAACCACCAGTAAATAGTGAAATCAATAAAGCGATTGTTGACCAAAGACCTACATTACCTGCAACACTAGGTGCAATAGTTCTCGGTGCGCCTGAACCTGCGACGTTGCCAGCACCGATCGCAGCAAATAAGGCACTCAAAATCAATTGTGTAACTAACGCGACTAACACACCAGAGATAATTGGGCCCCAACGAACCAGATCGTGATAATCAGCCGATCTACCAGTCACCACTTGCTCAGGCGGAATTACTTGGTCGCCTACTCTATTTGCATATGACATAGACTATCTTCTCCCTTAATGCTTCAGTAAAGCTTTTTCCAGGTATATTTGCACTTGATGTTTATAAATTAAATTACTAAATGTAATTTTTTCTATCTATCAACAGAAAGAGTTATGTACTCTATCTTTGGTAGGAATAAATGTGGCGTAATTGCTATAAATAATCAGGATAAATCTTTTCTTTATTGCCGATATTTGATACAAAAAATTAATAATTATTTGGAATAATTAATACCTAGTGAAAGAATAAAAAGATTATAAATTTAAAAGAATAAATCAATCATTTTCATCTAGCTTATAAAACTAAAAAAGCACAGATTCCCGAAATTATCTTAAACATCGAGAATCTTTGTTCTGCAGCCTTCTCAATGAAAGTTAGACTAACGCATCTTCACCGCTGTGCCTGTGGCAGTAATTAATAAAAGTACACCCGATTGATCGACATTGATAGTACCAGTATCAATTTCAATACCAATCACAGCGTCCGCCCCTAAACGCATTGCGCGTTGCTGTAATTCTTCTAATGCTTTGCGTTGTCCCTGCTCAAAAAGACGTTCATAGCTGCCAGTGCGTCCGCCAACAATATCACGAATGCTAGCTAAAAAATCTCTTAAAAAATTGCTGCCATACACGACTTCTGCTGTAACAATACCTAAATATGACTGAATAACAGCCCCTTGAATCACATCAGTTGTTGTTAAAATCATAAATTTTGCCTCAAAAATAGTCTCAGATAATTTTAGACCAAGCATAGTCTTGAGCAGTCAATCAGAAATGCAGGAACATTTTGGAGTTTAGATAGATCTGATCTAGCAATGACTAGATGAGGATAAGTATCAACACCCAGAAAACTATCAGTCCTGAATAATGAAATAAAGCCTAAAATTCCTCAGCTAAAGCAATGATTGAAGCATAGTTTTATACATTGTTTAATTTTTTAGGCAAGGTATAAATATTTTCTCACTCACTACTACAAGAGGTAAGATTTTTAGCTCAAGATTGATTTTGATTTAAAGGCTTGCTGTCAGCTTTAGCTAAACGGTAAAAGAGTAATGGTTGAAAGTTTTTTGTTTTTTCTTTTCTCTTCATAGAACAGTATGAGACCTGGGAGTTTTGGCTTTCAATTGTTTAATATACCTACAATTTATCGCCAAAGTATAATTTTAGTCTCTTCCTTACAATATATAAGTCTATTACCCGCCTCAATATATATGTGGAAATACCTGTATTTAGATACTTCATCTTCAAAAATTACGTAAAATCTCGGTTTCTTATCACTGATACTCAGATTATTTATGTGCAATTATTAATATTTTATAAAATGGCATAAATACAGTTTTCAAAAAGAAATATTTCTGTTTTAATGTACAAGAAAAAAGTTCCCTATGAATTCAGGAAATTTACTGTGTACAAACGAATATCATTTATAGTAAGTCTGCTGCTATTAGGAAGTTTTGTCGTTCCTATATCTCCTGCAGCTCAAGCGCAAGTTTTGTTAACTCAAGCCAGAAGTTCAGAAGTTAAGCAATTGCTAGAAGAAGGACGGAGGCTAGTAGATGCTGGTGATTATAATGGGGCAATCTCCGTTTATCAACAAGCAGCAAGCCTTGAACCTAAAAATGCCAAGATTCATTCCGGAATTGGCTATTTACATGCTCAACAAGGAAATTTTCAGGCAGCACTAGCAGCTTATCGTCGCGCCCTAGCTATCAACCCCAACAACGGCGATTTTTATTATGCTGTTGGTTACATCAAAGGTAATATGGGTGATACTCCTGGTGCGAAAGAAGCTTATCGTCGTGCTATTCAATTGAACCGTAACAATCTTAATGCTTATTTAGGATTAGCTGTAACTCAGGCTCGTCTAGGAGACTATGAAGCAGCGAGCTGGGCATACGAACAAGCAATTAATATTGATAGCAACAATGCCCAAACCTATGAGTTAATGGGTTCAATGTATAAGCAAAGACGGCAAACCAAACAAGCTACTAACTTACTCAACAAAGCTCGTGATTTATACCAAAGACGGAATGACTTTGATGGTGTAGCTAGGGTAGAAGCATTGTTACGAGATTTATGAGGATAAGGAATTTAAGCAGATCTTTCAAGGCTAACAAATTAAATAGTGAGAGATATCACTAAAATCCTTTCTGTAAGTAGATTCTGTAACAAGCATCTATGTGAAGTAGACATGACAATGCATTGAAGAATTATCCAAAAAATTTAAGTATAAATTGAAATATTACTGTTTCGGTTTTGCCTTCAGATGAGATTTGAGAAGGTAGGAAGTAGAAACATTGTGATGTTTTCAATCAACAATTAAGGGGTTTCGTTTTTCATTTAGGCTTCTGGTCACTTTGAGACAGTATTGATTGTAGACAGAAGCCAACTATTCGAGAATCCAAACCATTTATG contains:
- a CDS encoding YbjQ family protein; translated protein: MILTTTDVIQGAVIQSYLGIVTAEVVYGSNFLRDFLASIRDIVGGRTGSYERLFEQGQRKALEELQQRAMRLGADAVIGIEIDTGTINVDQSGVLLLITATGTAVKMR
- a CDS encoding tetratricopeptide repeat protein — encoded protein: MYKRISFIVSLLLLGSFVVPISPAAQAQVLLTQARSSEVKQLLEEGRRLVDAGDYNGAISVYQQAASLEPKNAKIHSGIGYLHAQQGNFQAALAAYRRALAINPNNGDFYYAVGYIKGNMGDTPGAKEAYRRAIQLNRNNLNAYLGLAVTQARLGDYEAASWAYEQAINIDSNNAQTYELMGSMYKQRRQTKQATNLLNKARDLYQRRNDFDGVARVEALLRDL